The genome window AATCCCGCAAAATGCTGGAAAAATCGTGGAGCTAAGCGTCGCGCTTGCCACCGGATTCTATTTAAGCTACATTCCAGTGCGCTGGCTGGGCGGCTTGCGCCCCAAGCTCGGAACCGGGGCCGGGTTCGTCGGCACTTTGGAGGGCCTGCTCCTGGCGGCAGCGCTTCCCGAGCGGCCCTGGGCTTACGCGCTGTTCATGCTGGCGGCTCTGCCCTTCTCGGTCTGGCTCTGCGGCCTCGCCGAAAAGGCCCTGGGCAATCATGACGACCCCCGCATCGTGCTCGACGAAATGGTAGGCTACTGGACGGCACTCGCCTTCCTGCCTAGAACCCCGCTGGTCCTGGGACTGGCTTTCGTCCTATTTCGCGTTTTCGACACCATAAAGCCCCCGCCATGCCGCAGGCTTGCGAAACTGCCCGGAGGCTGGGGCATCGTGGCCGACGATCTCGCCGCCGGCGCCTTGGCTTGTCTGCTCCTGCACGCGTGGCTGGCCTGCGCCCCCGCGGCGGCGCAGGAGCCAATCGTAGCGCCCTCCACCCCGAGCGTTTCGGGCCTCGGAGAGCCCCTCTCCCTGGAAGGGGGCCCCTGGATCATCGGAGAGGTCCTGTTCTTGTCCGCGGGGAGGCCCGCCGGGGATTACTCCTGGCGCGACAAGGTGCGTGCCTCGCACGGCGCCCTCTACACCAAGACCGACGTGCTCCTGGACGCGGAGAGCCTGATGACTTTGGGCAAGTTCGAGAAGGTCGCCCCCGCCCTCTACGCCATAGCGGACTCTCCGGTCCCCCAGGATTTCTTCGGAGTGGTGAGCTCGACTAGCCACGCGCGCCTGGTCTTCAATGTGGTGGAGAAAGCCGCGCCGGCGGCCGCCCCGATCGGGGAAAAGCCGGCGCCGCCTCCAAGCCCCATTTCGGGCGTCATTTTTACGCCCACTGCGTATCGCGGAGCGGGGAAATACGGCAGCCCAGGCCTCGGCCTGGACATCAACGGCGTCTACGTCATCGGCCGGCTATACGGGCGGAACTCATTTACCAACGCCCCGCGCAGCGTCAACTACATCGACCGCATCGGGGTGTGGCTGCTCACGGCCGACGGGAAGATGCAGGTCCAGTCCGAGGGGCCCTGGCGGCCGGCCGTGGCCGCCGGAGTCCAGGGGGGCTTGCTGTTCCGCGACTCGCCCCAGCCCAAGGTCAACGATCCCAATCCCACGGTCACGGTCAACGCCTCGCAGAAGACCACCAAGCTCCTCAGCGGCGCTTATTTTGCGGCCAGCAAGAAAATCGGGCCGGTCCGGACAACGGTCGGCTTCATGCAGGGACAGATGGGGGACATGGTCGCGCAATTCTCCGAGTTCCTCACCCCGGACGCCCTGGGCTTCTACGCGGGCCGCCGGGGCCAGGTCGTCTCGAGCCGCAGCGTGCCCTTCGCGAGCTTCATGCTCCTACCCAAGCCGCAGTATCCCCTCGCCGTGGAGTTCATGAAGTTCAACGGGGCCGCCTTGAATCCCGTCATGATCAACTTCAAGGTCGGCTACTTCCTCAAGCTCAATTTCGACGTGGGCCTCTTGAAGTACAAAGGCGGCTACGACATCCTGGGCCTCCTGCAGTTCCGCTACAACCACTTTCCAAAGAAATAGGCCCGCGCCAAAGCCAAGACGGCGAGAACCAATATCACCGCCGCCGTCCCGAAGACCTTCCCTTTAAGAACGGACTCTTCCTTTAAAGGAACATCTGGAGTGTCCGCCACGATCTTGGGCAGGGCCGAGGGCCCCAAGGCGACCGTCTTGACGCTTTCCTGAAGGAGGTCGAGAGCCCGCGGCCCCTTGGCGAGAAGGGAATAGCCCCAGTAGCCCCAGGGGAGATACCCGGCCGCGAACTGCTCTTGCGGCCCCTCCTTGGCGCTTCTCACCCGAACCCAGGCGTAAACCATCCGCGGCCCGGCCGAGGTGGCGCCTAGGCTCGGGCCGGACAGGGAGCTGGCGACCGCGCCGGGAGCCGCGAGGACCGTTGCGCGAACTATGGCCGCCTGCTCGCGCAAGGGAGTGCCCTCATCCATGAGCCTCATGATCATAAGCTCGGAGCCCCAAGCACGCAGGGAAAGCACGAAGCCCATCTTTTTTTCGCGCTCCAAGAGCTCCCGCGAGCTAAAATCCGGGGGGAGCTTGAAGGAAAACTGGCCGTCCAGGCTCT of Elusimicrobiota bacterium contains these proteins:
- a CDS encoding phosphatidylglycerophosphatase A — its product is MELSVALATGFYLSYIPVRWLGGLRPKLGTGAGFVGTLEGLLLAAALPERPWAYALFMLAALPFSVWLCGLAEKALGNHDDPRIVLDEMVGYWTALAFLPRTPLVLGLAFVLFRVFDTIKPPPCRRLAKLPGGWGIVADDLAAGALACLLLHAWLACAPAAAQEPIVAPSTPSVSGLGEPLSLEGGPWIIGEVLFLSAGRPAGDYSWRDKVRASHGALYTKTDVLLDAESLMTLGKFEKVAPALYAIADSPVPQDFFGVVSSTSHARLVFNVVEKAAPAAAPIGEKPAPPPSPISGVIFTPTAYRGAGKYGSPGLGLDINGVYVIGRLYGRNSFTNAPRSVNYIDRIGVWLLTADGKMQVQSEGPWRPAVAAGVQGGLLFRDSPQPKVNDPNPTVTVNASQKTTKLLSGAYFAASKKIGPVRTTVGFMQGQMGDMVAQFSEFLTPDALGFYAGRRGQVVSSRSVPFASFMLLPKPQYPLAVEFMKFNGAALNPVMINFKVGYFLKLNFDVGLLKYKGGYDILGLLQFRYNHFPKK